The Mastomys coucha isolate ucsf_1 unplaced genomic scaffold, UCSF_Mcou_1 pScaffold3, whole genome shotgun sequence DNA window AGGTGCGGCTCTGTTCCTTCCGGCATCCTGAAGACGAAAGCGGGCTGAATTCTACACTACAGAGtaccggggggtgggggtgggggggtctccGGGCAGGGTTTGCAGCTTGCGGAGAGCCTGTGGAGTGAGTGGAAGGCGCATGCGGGGTCTGCTGGGTGGAAGACAAGCAGGAGTCTTTAGGGTGCATAGTTGCAGTAGGGTGGGTGTGGGACACGGGCTGGTATCTATGGGGTGTCAGGATCCTTGTGTGAATACAGAGCATAGGCGAGGACCTCCGGGGCAAGGGTCTGAGTGCTGGCCGGCATCCTGGGCGCCTGGTTGCAGAACCGTCTTGAGGGTGAATTCCCAGGCTGCCTGGTGGGACCTCCGAACGCCATTTCTCTCCTTGTCATTCCTCTGCAACGGAATTCTTTTGCCTTCAAAGTTATCTTCCTCAGGTCAGGAATCACCACGTGCGCCTGCCCCAGCGACTTTAGAGCACGTGTTGCCTGCAAGGAAACCCCACTGCCCACGCCCGGTAGGTGGCTCGCCTCCAAGCCCCATTGTTTAGCTCAGAGGTTGTAGGCACCCTGACAACTCTTAACAACTTCCCTTTGGAACAGGTGGTATCTGCAAGCATGCAGTAGCCAGTCTTTTCTGTACTTCCAGCATCTCTGTGACAGGGTTACTTCCCAGAGCTCAGCCCACATTCCCACTTAAAACTCCTGAAGAGTCTTAGCTCATAGCCTAGGAATAAACCATCTTCACGTGACTACTCACGCCGCGAGTGTTCCCATCCTAACCTGCCTGTCTTTAAGATGCCGGCCGGaaccccagaggccagaaggtggttGTGGGGCTTCTCTCAGTGAGGATAGACTAAATCCTTAGAGTTGCTTGCCTGACTGCAAAGTCGCCTTCTCCCAGGGAGACTTAGGGACTCGGGAGCAGCTCAGATGGACTCCGCAGAACACAGACCCTCTGACTTTGCAGAGCCTCATGCACACTTCTCCAGGCTAGGGAGCCAGATGCGTGCCTTCCAACAAGGCACTGGGGCTGAGGAAAGAGATTGATTCTGGGCATTTGAGCCTGTGGCAAAGATACAGCCAACACTCATCTACCACAATGAGAGAAGGGCAAATGGCGCTTGTTTTCCCCCTTCCTTAATACAGTCATTCTGAGATTAAAAGGAACCTTcctgttttaagataaaatgaaagTGCTCTTCACTTTTGCTttgattttgggggggggggcgcgcgGAAAGAATTTTGTGAACATTTGTATTCCACACACTTCTTAcccaacctcccctccccccatctctcacGCAGGTGCTAGTGTGGTCAGAAAGGACTATGtagtgcccctccccccacaccacAACCCACCCAGGCTGCCAAGGATTTCTTTCAGTTGCCTGGAAGAGGCTGCAAGTTAAGAAGCAACACAATGCTCAGGGCATATGGAGTCTGGGTCCACTGTGAGCCCCGAGCTTCCTTCCATACTCAGTTTCAGCTGCAGAGGAcagcatcccccaccccacctcccatcttTCCTTTGGCTTGAGTAGAGCTGAGCTAAGCTAAGCCTAGCTTTGTTAGGAAGAAGCAGCCTGGGCTCTGAGGTAGAGAAGGTAGTTGTGTCAGAGCTGGACACTAATTATGTGGGGGTGATGTTACCTACCTCCTGTAGAATGTTATAAACTGACCAGGGCAGTCTCTGCCTAGGTAACAGCCTGGGGCTCCCTTGGCATTCATTCCTAGAGGTGCTGAGAATCCAGGCTGAAGCCACCTGCCCCATGCAAACAAGAGTTTGGGCCCCTGTTTCCTTCAGTGACAGCTTGGGAAATAGATTTTGACTAGGACCCTGGGACTCCAGGCCACTATTCTGAGTAGCAGCTTGTCCTCTAGCTGGCCTGTGGCCTGCCCAGTACTAGAAGCTCTGGGAAGTGTGCCCTTCTAAGCTCTCAACCCCCTAGGCCATCCCATGCAAATCCTGTGGGAGGGTGGCTTGCCACGCCTGCTGCTCTGGATATGGAACTGGGAAAGGCAGGTCCAAAAATGTTTCAAGTTTGAGCAGAACTGCGGTCGGAGAAGGCCAAAGGGCCTGGCatttcctgtttctacctcctagGCATGAGGGCCCTGGGCTTTCTTCAGACCCAGGCAGTAGACCTATCTAGGTTTATTCCTAGGTTATTAGCCAAGACTCTTCAGGACTTTCTTCAGACCCAACTTTCCTCATGGCTTAGATCAGGGAAGAGCCAGAGCGGGTCCCAGGAGCTTGTGGCTTTACCAAGAGCCAGTCCCTAATTCCTAGTCTCCAGGCAGCTAGGTTTTTCTGTTGAACTGGTGTTTATGGTGGAAGGCATGAGCTGGGCAGGGGAGATGACTTGGAACGTGGTTCCCCAGAGAATAGGAGATGCCCATGTGTCTCCTGTGAGCACATACGTGGATCCTCATCAGTTATGTGGTCTGAGCATAGAAGAAGCCCAGGGACTCGGGCTAGGCTCCAGGGTCTTGTCACCGAGAGTGCAGAACATCTTGTGACATAGTACAGTTTCCTTGAACAGGCCTAAGTGTGGGctgggtgtgtgggtggatggagtTTTCAGAACCACAGCAGACAAGCAGGAGTCTATTTCCTGGGCCTTGAATACTAGCCGAGCCGCTTACCCGTCTTAGCACTAGTTATGGTAGAACAGCTCGATAATCCTACCGGGCTCCAGGATTTCTTCAGGTGGGTCTTTCTAGTTATGGTAGGGTACCTATTAAAGGACTGAAGCCAGACCATCTTACAGACCTCTGAGCAGAGCCCGGGTGAATTCTCACCATTGTATAAAAGTATAGTTTCCTGGGTGTAGCAGCCTCGGGAGTCTATGAGGCTATACATATGCAGTAATATAGCCTTTGCTCTGTACTGGTGTCTAATAACTTCTGCTATCCCCGGATTCCAAGAGACACCAAGTAATCGCTAGGGGTGACCTTTCAGATGAGGACCAATTCCTGGGGGATTCTTAAGCCCATACGAGGCACAGAATCCTAAATTTTAGCTATATTCCTAGCCAACACTGAGCCTGGGAGGGGGGGCTGCTTTAGTTTGGGCAAACTGAAACAATTGTGCAACCTGGCCAGCCTTAGCAATACCCGTTGAGGAAGGGCTTAGCTCTGCCTGCACCTGCCTCCGCCCCTCTGGAGGGGGTCAATGCCACAGGCtgaacctcctgagtgctgcgtcCTTATTGGCTGTTTGTGTAGCTCTGGGGACGTTTGAGAGGAGGCGAAGCAGGGCTCAGAGTTTGTCCAGCTGAGGTGATGGagactgtgtttgtgttttctccaGCCAGACCCCCTGCCTGGATGCTTGTTTTCATTCTTGCAGGAGAGAATGTAGGTCCCATCCCAGACCCTGCAGCTTCCTGGAGGCCACCCGCTGCCCTAGCATTTTCCCAGGCAGTTCCTTCCTTCTGGACCTCTGGACTTCTGCCCCCTGGCTTACCCCTTCCTTGCAGCTACCAACAAGCCCACAAACCCCTGCTTCTTCTGGTGCTCAACTGTCACGCTGCTTCTTCTCCCTGGTCACAAAAGCAGAGGTTAGAGGAAGGGCGGCTGGGCAGTCCTTACAGGGAGCACACACACTGAAGGCTCACAGgtcccctttctttcttgaacCTCTGTGTTGAGTGGGAACTCAGAGAACACCCTTGGTCTcattccatagaccaggctggcctcaaactcagaaatccacctgcctctgcctcccaagtgctgggattaaaggtgtgcgccaccaccgcccacctcGGTCTCAATGTAGGATCCATGGGCAGAGAATCTGGACCCCCCCATAGTTCTTATATCTTGGggagttttctttctcccttgctcAGGGCTTGAACTCTACTCTAACGTAGCCCAGATTTGCAGACACTTCCTGGAACAGGCTGTAGTGAGGAGCAAAGGAGATACTGGGGAGCCTGTTGTAGAGGGGGTACGCCCCTAGCCTCATTAACCCCTGTATACGGTGCCCAGCCTCAATTCCAGGAGTTGGCACACTGCTCTGTTTCGGCTCCCTTTTGGCCTACACCAATGCCTTATACAACAAAAGCATGTGAACCTATGGCGCAGTGTGGTGTCCCGCTGCGCTGCGCTGCTCTGCCCTGCGCGACAGGCGTGAATTTTGCGGGACGGTTTCCTTCAGCGCAGAGAGATTTAGCTCTGCCCGGGAGCCAGATAACTCGGGATCCTGATGCGTGGATGCAGCTCCTGCCTCTTTCTTAGCAAGGACGATTGGCAGTACACACCTGTACCAGAGCAACCCGTGCCCAGGACAGAATCGTGAGACAGAAACAACGCCGAGCAGCTTGGGTCTCACACGCACCATAAATACTCAAGACTTCCTCGGGCCTGCCTAGTGTGAGGTCGGGTCAGCAGCTGGCTGGGCCGTCTGTGGCTGGACTTGACCTACCTTAGGGGGAGGTCTGTAGCCATTTGAACAGCAGATTCACCTCTTTTTCTAGGAGTCCTAGAGAGGACCGTGGGGTCCCTCAAGTCAGCTCCTGCTCTGCCCCTTAACCTTTCTCAGAGTTTGCCCTTGGTGGCTCTCGGTCCCTTCAGCTCACGTGCCTCTCCCACTGACTTGCTCTTCCCCTGACTACTGTCCCTTAGAGCTACGTTCCACTGCTGTGGGGAGGCTATGAGTCAGGTATGTTGTACTCGAAGCCACCCCGAGTGACCTCCCTCCGTGTTGTGTCCTGGTGCCCAGCCGGTGCCTAGCAGAGCCTCTTCCTCTTACCCTCTCTACACTTAGGGTTCCACTAGAGCAGTAGCTCTGGACACTAGCTGAGCTGTTCCTAAGTCCTATGTGCTCACAGGCTGCCAAGCCCTAGAAATGAATCTGAGGTGCTCCCAAacggaattttattttatattatttcatttcatttatgtacttatttatttattttcgggacagggtctctctgtgtagccctagctgtcctggaactcactctgtaggccacgctagcctcgaactcagaaatcagcctgcctctgcttcctgagtgctgggattaaaggcacgtgccccCACAACCCGGCTCCTGAACTAAAATTTTAAGTgttattaacttatttaataaAGTAAGCTAATTAGTTTATGTGACTTTGAttagtatttgatttttttgttttttgttttgttctgtcttgtttttcgagacagggtttctctgtgtagccctggctgtcctggaaaacttactctgtagaccagactggcctcgaactcagaaatccgcctgcctctgcctcccaagtgctgggattaaaggcatgcgccaccactgcccagccaattaGTATTTGATTAATAGGCCTGTGTGGTTTGCTTGAAGATGCCTAGAGGCTGTGCTGGCCTAGTCTGAGGGATTGAGCTGCTGGTAGTTCTCAGGTTGGCAAAGTAGGATTGAAGATTGAGGTCTGGGGCCTGCAGCCACCCAAGGCTACCACTGGGTCTCAGCCGAAAGATTGGGAAGGAGTGGTTGGTACCTGTGGGCTCCATGGCTGACACCAGActctctgctttcccttccttccagGTAGACTGTCATCCTTGCTTACGAGGTCCCATGAGGATCTGGGAAACATGGTGCCCACTGGCCAGGTGGCAGACAAGCAGGCACCTGAAGAGCCCAGGCAGGGCCACGAACTTAAGTCCTGGCGATGCCTGGTGTTCTATCTCTGCTTCTTCGGCTTCATGGCCCAGCTGCGGCCTGGGGAGAGCTTCATCACACCCTACCTCCTGGACCGAAAACATAGACCTAACTTCACCAAGGAGCAGGCATGTTGCTGGGCTATGAGGGAGGTTTGAGGGAGCCCCAGCATGGAGTAGGGGGCTCCCTTAGTTTACCTATATGGGCAGCTGAGGCTGTGGGAGACTGGGCTGGATGTGGGGTTAGCTCCACCCTAACCTTCGCCTGCGGCCCTGAACCCACAGAGAGCCTTGGCACTCTCTGATTCTTGAACCTAGCCAGATAGTGCGTCACTGGATACCATAGAAAGGAAACCTGGGCCTGCTTTGGGCCTGAGGAAGAATGTAACCCGAAGGAACTACCAGATGGCTCATCTGCCCTCCTGGTGACAAAGCCCATGCCCAGCCACGCCCCACCTTGCTCAGCACCTGCCTCCTGCAGGGACTTAGCTGTTTATGTAAAGAGATTATTGAAGGCATTTCTTACTCAGCCATGGGGACAGAGGGTCCTATTGAAAGTCTGCTGCTAATGAGCTTaaatccaggcagacatggagacaggtttttttgttgttgttgttttgttttttttgtttttttttttttgaacttgcACCTCATGCCATACAAGAAAGGGCTggacaaagaaggaaggagggcatCGCTCCTGGCTCACCATGGTTTGTAGCCTCTCCACTTTGGGTGAGCGGATGCTGTTCCATCATCACCGTTATAGGAATAAGCTTGTCTATGAGGCTTCcattataatacaataataataaaaaaaaaagtcctttccaACTCACAGCCAATAATGTCATAGCTGCATATCAAGACCCGAGTTCAAGCCTCAGCACTTGCTTAAAAAGCTAGCTGTGTGGGGGAGGTGGGAGCTAGCAGATCCCTTGGGGCTCACATGCCAGGCAGCCTAGCCGTTGGGCCCCAGGTCCCAGTGGCAAACCTTGCCTTGAGAAACAAGTAGATAACTACCTGGAGAAAGGCACTCTGggctccacatgtgtgcctataCTTGTATACCCTTACATGTACAAACTCATGCGCAGGTACATACATTCCAGAAGTTAAGGCGTTCTGCCAGGCCTTAACTGTCACTATGAGACAATGGTCACAGGTACTGTTCACCAACCCAAGGGTGAGTCCCACGGTCTTAGCCCTTCTTGGCTGTAAGGGAGCTCAGGAAGCCAGCTGGGTGCTGGGGAATCTGTTCTTGCTGGGCCCCTGTCTTTATAGCATGCCTTCCTGCCTGGTTTCTGGAGGTTCATCCACATAGATGCAGACTCTTCAGGTCTAGAGCTTGTCTACAAACGGAGTCACCCAACCTTCTGGTGCTTCAGGATGCTGAGCGGCTAGCTCCCAGGCTTTGgttttgagtgtatgtgtgtcttacttggttggtttgggttttggtcaGTCTAGGGAATACTTAGTTGTAGGGAATTTGTTAGAATCCTTAGGTGTAATGGTATAGGAATATTCCAGAATTCTTTTaagaaggatgtgtgtgtgtgtgcgcgtgtgcgtgtgtgtgtgtgtgtgtgtgtgtgtgtgtgtgtgtgcatgcgtgtgtgtgcgcgtgtgtgtgtgtctgtgcacacctGGGCACAGTAGACCGTGACTTTGAGTTTTAGTTCATCTGGTGTGATCCTCCTGCGTCGTTTGCAGGCTGCTACCCTGGCCTGACTTTTGTAGAATACAGACTCTGTCAGTGACCTGACCTGACCTCCGACCTGGACACTGAGTCCCCTCCATTTCTTTCCTGGATAGGGGGCTCCTGGCAGCCCCAGTGCATTGCTGCTGTTCTTGAGCGTTGCTCTGAAAGACAGGCACTGGCCAGGTTAGCCATCTTCCGAGTCTCCCTTTCCCTGTTCCGAGTTTGTGGAGGTACTCGTGGCCTAGGTCTGCCTGGTTGGTTCTACTTCAGCTGTGGCTCTTGGAAACCATGCTGTCTCCTGATGGGATGCTCATGCCCCACCCCCCATCAGCTATAGCCGTCCTTCCCAGCTCTCTTGGACCGGATCACGCCACGGTTCCTGTATCCCTGCATGCTGTATCAGAGGTCTCTTGTTCTGTTAAGAGCAGCCGATGCTGTGCTCGTAGTATTAGCTTGGATGCTGCCCCCTTTGCCCTGGGCCCTTCTGCATCTAGATCAGGCAGGGCTCAGCTCTCTACTGCACAACCATATTGGGATCCTCCGATGCCTGAGGCTGGTTGGGCAGTGCTGGGCTTAGGTGGCAGGAAAAGAGCTAATACCCACCAGTTGGCTACCTGACAGATCCTACAGAGACCTTTTATAGATGTCTCTTCCCCAGTAGTCCCAAGTAGGACCCAGCATAGAGACAccctacccctcacccccaccccgtcAACCCCTTAACAGAGCCAGAGTTAAATAGAGCCGGCCAGGGAACTCAGGTTGTTGGCAGCCCGAGTCCTCACTGGTGCTGAAGATCTCTGGAATGTCATGGCAGGGCTGGGTCATTGTGGAAGGGACCTTGAGTGCTTAGGGTTATTAGGATTGTTTGGGGTGAAACTTGATCTCTGTGGGGCACAGGGTCAGGAGGAGCCATTTAGTGAAAGAATTCTCTGATTCCCTGGAGCTTCCGTATGTATTGGCCCTCCTACTTCCGAGCCTCAGCCTCTGGGATCCGATTCATCAGCTGCCTGAGGTAGCCTGGGGTTGGCCTGGGGATAGCCTGCACTTGGCCTAGGGTGTGTCAGCAGTCCGTGCGAGCTTCGCACACCCCTTCCATACTGACCCACGTTCTCTTTGGGTTCTTTGATTTTTCCATCTGTGAAGTGGGGCTAGCCGTGGTATCTGCTGGTTTCTTGGGGCGGTGGGGTCCTCTCGAAGAAGGCTGGTAGTTGCTAGTGGTTGGTCTGAGTAAGCACTAGGGTGTGAGTCAATGTGACCTGAGTCCCAATCTCTGGGAGCCCGGGAGGTCCCATCCGGCTCCCCTGTGTGCACATCAGCTGGATCTAAAGGGGGCCTCTGCTGAAACCAATTTTGGCCTAAGAGGAGATGCCAGGCGTGTCCGCCACCCAGGGAGAGAGGTCAGGAGGACACTCGGGCTTCACTGAGATGGAGGCTCTCCCTACAGAGTATCCACGGGGCCTTGGCCTGCCCACACTGCCAGTGGGCCTTGGCTTCTCTAGACGGAGTAAAGAAGAGCCTGAGGCAGTGGCTTCTGATACCCACCCTGCGGCAGAtggctccccccaacccccaaaccccGCATCcagtaccacagtaagagccaggtGAGCCAGCAAGAGCCATGGCCATGAAGGCCATGAAGGTTGGATTCTGCAGTCAGCATGACCAGTTCTGCCTAGTGAGGTAGGGTGGAGGGATGGCCTCGTGTTCCTCTtggccttccctccctcctgcgtGTCCTCCCTAGCTGTCTGTTGTGCTCTACCCATGCCCACGTCCCCCATGCCCACCTCTGTTAccatcccttccctttcctcctgtaATAGAGACTGAGGAAACCTGGGTTGGCGTCTACTGGCCTTTGTACTCTTCTCtacctaggttttttgtttggtttggtttggtttggtttggtttggtttggtttggtttttttgagacaaggtttctctgcgtagccccggctgtcctggaactcactctgtagaccaggctggcctcgacctcagaaatctgcctgtctctgtctcccaagtgctgggattaaaggcgtgcaccgccaccaccgcccgggccCCTCTACCTAGGTTTACGATGAGTGCAGATCAGAAAACCTAAGATAAGGTGATCCACCGGTAAATGAATGGTGGCCTCGCCCACAATTTGACAGCTTCCTGTGAGTCTTGTGCCTGGGGTCTGCAGTTTTCCCAGGCTGGGAAAACCATCTTGGGTTTTAGACTCCCGTCGTGGTCAATCAGGGAGACGGGGGCAAAGGTTTTACTCTTGCATGCTCACCCTGTAGTATTCAGGGGAGCTGCCGAGTGTCCTTAATAACCAGTGCCTCCCTGTCGACAGGTGACCAACGAAATCATTCCAGTGCTGCCCTATTCCCACCTGGCCGTGCTGGTACCGGTCTTCCTGATCACCGACTACCTGCGATACAAGCCAGTCCTGGTCCTGCAGTGCCTGAGCTTCGTGTGCGTgtggctgttgctgctgctgggcaCGTCTGTCTTGCACATGCAATTCATGGAAGTCTTCTACAGCATCACCATGGCGGCACGCATTGCCTACTCCTCCTACATATTCTCTCTGGTGGACCCTTCCCGCTACCAACGCATGGCCAGCTACTCACGGACGGCAGTATTGCTGGGGGTGTTCATCAGCTCTGTGTTGGGCCAGGTGCTGATCACCCTAGGAGGCATCGACACTTATAAGCTCAACTGCATCTCCCTGGGCTTCATCCTCTTCAGCCTgggcctctccctcttcctgaagCGTCCCAAGAGGAGCCTCTTTTTCAACCGCAGTATACTCGCGCGTGGAGCCTTGCCCTGTGAGCTGGATCAGATGCACCCGGGGCCTGGCCGGCCAGAGACCGGGAAACTAGAGCGTATGCTGGGCACTTGCAGGGACTCCTTCCTGGTGCGCATGCTCAGTGAACTGGTGGAAAATGCCCGGCAACCACAGCTGCGTCTCTGGTGCCTCTGGTGGGTCTTCAACTCTTCAGGCTACTACTTGATCATCTACTATGTACATGTCCTGTGGAAGAGCATAGACAACAACCTCAACTACAATGGCGCCGTAGATGCCGCCTCCACACTGCTGAGTACGCACTGGAGGGCCCTTGCCAGTCCCAGCTGGACCCCAATGGGCCTGTAGTCTAGCCCTACCCCTAGCCCTGGGATAGACCACCAATGTAGACTGCCCTGTCCCTTTCCCGACCCTGCCCCTGCTTCAGAGCCACCCTAGCTCAGTCCATCTCTCCCATGGTTCCACTTGCCCAAGCTCAGCCATGACTGAATACCTCCTACCCCCAGGCGCCGTCACGTCCTTCTCTGCGGGCTTCGTGAACATCCGCTGGGCTCTGTGGTCAAAGCTGGTCATCGCAACTGTGATAGccatccaggccagcctggtgttctGTATGTTCCAGACCCAGGACATCTGGGTCTGCTATGTGACCTTCGTGCTTTTCCGTGGCGCCTACCAGTTCCTCGTGCCCATTGCCACGTGAGTGAAATGGTATGGGAGAGGCTTCTGGAAGGTTCTGTTGGGGAGCATAAGGCAATGCAGGCAGTTTCGTGGGAGGCCTGACCTGTCTAGACACTTATGGCTGTGTCCGTTACAGTGGGTTCCCTAGGCCTCACAACCCCTATAAGGACAGAGCATcccctgtagctccagttctctCCTGGCTCCACCAGTCCTTCCTGAACCCCTATAGTGTTGCTGTCCCATAGACCACCTAAAGGTGACCAGCACCCCACCATGTCCTCCCCTTGGAGACCCTCCTTCCATTTTCTAACCTGCACCCCCTCCTGCTGCTTTTGACCCTTCTCTGGACTTGGCCTACGTGCTGTCCTCTGAACTCTGCTTCAAAGCTGCCCGGTGCTGACAGCAGGAGACCGTTTCCAGATCCTACTagcatgctcttcttgagacccCACCCAGGCTGGAACGGAGGGGCACACACTATCGTGTGTGAGGACACACTCAGCTCATGCCACGTAGGCCTCAGATATCCTCAcagagctgggcgtggtggtacacacctttaatcctagaactcaggaggcagaggcaggcggatctctgtgcgttccagaccaaccagagattcatggtgagaccttgtctaaaagaaaCCCGAAAGATGCTCATAGACATGTGCTCACATCAGAtggacaatacacacacacacacacaccgtccACTGCATGTGCACTACACAGTCCATGTTTATACCATACATGTACATGGATCAGCATGCCaccatatataatatgtatatgtgtatatatgtgtatatgtctacacacacatatatacacatatacactcacacacacacacatatatatacatatatcatagaTTTCATACACCATATGTATCTAGCATTTGCACTGTGCatagcatacatacatgtgcttaCATCagatgtacaacacacacacacacacaccatccactGCATGTGCACTACACAGTCCATGTTTATACCATACATGTACATGGATCAGCATGCCACCATANNNNNNNNNNNNNNNNNNNNNNNNNNNNNNNNNNNNNNNNNNNNNNNNNNNNNNNNNNNNNNNNNNNNNNNNNNNNNNNNNNNNNNNNNNNNNNNNNNNNNNNNNNNNNNNNNNNNNNNNNNNNNNNNNNNNNNNNNNNNNNNNNNNNNNNNNNNNNNNNNNNNNNNNNNNNNNNNNNNNNNNNNNNNNNNNNNNNNNNNNNNNNNNNNNNNNNACT harbors:
- the Slc19a1 gene encoding reduced folate transporter isoform X2, giving the protein MVPTGQVADKQAPEEPRQGHELKSWRCLVFYLCFFGFMAQLRPGESFITPYLLDRKHRPNFTKEQVTNEIIPVLPYSHLAVLVPVFLITDYLRYKPVLVLQCLSFVCVWLLLLLGTSVLHMQFMEVFYSITMAARIAYSSYIFSLVDPSRYQRMASYSRTAVLLGVFISSVLGQVLITLGGIDTYKLNCISLGFILFSLGLSLFLKRPKRSLFFNRSILARGALPCELDQMHPGPGRPETGKLERMLGTCRDSFLVRMLSELVENARQPQLRLWCLWWVFNSSGYYLIIYYVHVLWKSIDNNLNYNGAVDAASTLLSAVTSFSAGFVNIRWALWSKLVIATVIAIQASLVFCMFQTQDIWVCYVTFVLFRGAYQFLVPIATFQIASSLSKELCALVFGINTFLATALKTSITLVVSDKRGLGLQVHEQFCIYFIYFLMLSITCFAWAGLDGLRYCRRGRHQPLAQAQELRSPLETSVQAISLQDGDLKGPQPSAPQLLSEDGMEDGRGGLRAEAKA
- the Slc19a1 gene encoding reduced folate transporter isoform X1, which encodes MATPSGRGQFRSGITTCACPSDFRARVACKETPLPTPGRLSSLLTRSHEDLGNMVPTGQVADKQAPEEPRQGHELKSWRCLVFYLCFFGFMAQLRPGESFITPYLLDRKHRPNFTKEQVTNEIIPVLPYSHLAVLVPVFLITDYLRYKPVLVLQCLSFVCVWLLLLLGTSVLHMQFMEVFYSITMAARIAYSSYIFSLVDPSRYQRMASYSRTAVLLGVFISSVLGQVLITLGGIDTYKLNCISLGFILFSLGLSLFLKRPKRSLFFNRSILARGALPCELDQMHPGPGRPETGKLERMLGTCRDSFLVRMLSELVENARQPQLRLWCLWWVFNSSGYYLIIYYVHVLWKSIDNNLNYNGAVDAASTLLSAVTSFSAGFVNIRWALWSKLVIATVIAIQASLVFCMFQTQDIWVCYVTFVLFRGAYQFLVPIATFQIASSLSKELCALVFGINTFLATALKTSITLVVSDKRGLGLQVHEQFCIYFIYFLMLSITCFAWAGLDGLRYCRRGRHQPLAQAQELRSPLETSVQAISLQDGDLKGPQPSAPQLLSEDGMEDGRGGLRAEAKA